The following proteins are co-located in the Streptosporangium brasiliense genome:
- a CDS encoding polysialyltransferase family glycosyltransferase has protein sequence MTQLFYASTLFGAVTLAAAIDDGRFGPRGGRRILLVSNNAAVPEVTPSLDQAPGFAALRPYFDEVRSWNDIVAPLHPSDWKARVIEVPMLGRLLLSRLSLDDGPDELILESIAVPPSRTLAALVRDCPITVYSDGLMSYGPTRDPLPAEISGRITRLLHLDLVPGLSPLLLSEYGVPAEALPDRAFLDVIERDGALGQGVRDLPAGPPMILGQYLSALDILTPDEEAALHADMLRGLASRGFDTVLFKPHPAAGRRHAQRLRETAGELGVRLAVAGETVPAEACFAALRPALVTGCFSTALITAGRQFGLPVATMGGELVLERLAPYENSNRVPATITDALLPRLSADGSLREPPPVDLPALVRAVGYCMQSEAHPGLRGSAVSYLDAHGPARYFKRQRLAALELVPTASAEQPGALDRLRRRLSRALS, from the coding sequence ATGACACAGCTGTTCTACGCATCGACCCTGTTCGGCGCGGTGACGCTGGCGGCGGCGATCGATGACGGCCGCTTCGGGCCGCGCGGGGGCCGCCGGATCCTGCTGGTCTCCAACAACGCGGCCGTCCCGGAGGTCACCCCGTCCCTGGACCAGGCCCCCGGCTTCGCCGCGCTGCGCCCGTACTTCGACGAGGTCCGCTCCTGGAACGACATCGTGGCCCCGCTGCACCCGTCGGACTGGAAGGCGCGCGTCATCGAGGTCCCGATGCTGGGCCGCCTGCTGCTGTCCCGGCTCTCCCTGGACGACGGCCCCGACGAGCTGATCCTGGAGTCCATCGCGGTCCCGCCGTCGCGGACCCTCGCCGCCCTGGTCAGGGACTGCCCCATCACGGTCTACTCCGACGGCCTGATGAGCTACGGCCCCACCCGCGACCCGCTGCCGGCGGAGATCTCCGGCCGGATCACCCGCCTGCTCCACCTCGACCTCGTGCCGGGCCTGTCCCCGCTGCTGCTGTCGGAGTACGGCGTGCCCGCCGAGGCGCTGCCCGACAGGGCCTTCCTCGACGTGATCGAGCGGGACGGCGCGCTCGGGCAGGGGGTGCGGGACCTGCCCGCCGGCCCGCCGATGATCCTCGGCCAGTATCTGTCCGCGCTGGACATCCTCACCCCCGACGAGGAGGCCGCGCTCCACGCCGACATGCTGCGCGGCCTGGCCTCCCGGGGCTTCGACACCGTGCTGTTCAAACCCCACCCGGCGGCCGGACGGCGGCACGCCCAGCGGCTCCGCGAGACGGCCGGGGAGCTGGGCGTGCGCCTGGCGGTGGCGGGCGAGACCGTCCCCGCCGAGGCGTGCTTCGCCGCGCTGCGGCCCGCCCTCGTGACGGGGTGTTTCTCCACCGCCCTGATCACCGCCGGACGGCAGTTCGGCCTGCCGGTGGCGACGATGGGCGGGGAGCTGGTCCTGGAACGGCTCGCGCCGTACGAGAACAGCAACCGCGTCCCGGCCACCATCACCGACGCCCTGCTCCCCCGCCTGTCCGCCGACGGGTCGTTGCGGGAGCCGCCCCCGGTGGACCTTCCGGCCCTGGTCCGCGCGGTCGGCTACTGCATGCAGAGCGAGGCCCACCCCGGCCTGCGCGGGTCGGCCGTCTCCTACCTGGACGCCCACGGGCCGGCCCGCTACTTCAAGCGTCAGCGCCTGGCCGCCCTGGAGCTGGTCCCCACGGCCTCCGCCGAGCAGCCCGGCGCTCTGGACAGGCTCCGCCGCCGCCTGTCCAGAGCGCTGTCCTGA
- a CDS encoding glycosyltransferase family 2 protein, with protein sequence MIKLSVVVPVRDAELYISDALTSLIRNAHRDFEFIVVDDGSADATGQIIEDFRDDLPGLVVLRNETPVGLADARNLGVSLASGRYLTFMDGDDWLAPGYLADLVGAIERLGCDFVRVDHVQVEGRRRVIHRAPLATREVVLKPRDHILPAQVRTMVDYPYAWAGIYRRDLGDLLTFPGHLHTAEDRPWIWRLHRQASSFGVVSLAGLFYRRMVSGSLTQIGDARQLHFFDAFDLVFADLEEEFAPKAARTFCALLAHHLELADRFSPELRTRFEQRGADALRRLPPGLLAETSLGPERDQILHRLLEVR encoded by the coding sequence TTGATCAAGTTGTCCGTCGTCGTCCCGGTGCGGGACGCCGAGCTCTACATCTCCGACGCGCTCACCTCGCTCATCAGGAACGCGCACCGGGACTTCGAGTTCATCGTGGTCGACGACGGATCGGCGGACGCGACCGGGCAGATCATCGAGGACTTCCGCGACGATCTGCCCGGGCTGGTCGTCCTGCGCAACGAGACGCCGGTCGGGCTGGCCGACGCCCGCAACCTCGGGGTGTCGCTGGCCTCGGGCCGCTACCTGACCTTCATGGACGGCGACGACTGGCTGGCGCCCGGCTATCTCGCCGATCTGGTCGGGGCGATCGAACGGCTCGGCTGCGACTTCGTCCGGGTGGACCACGTCCAGGTGGAGGGCCGCCGGCGGGTGATCCACCGGGCGCCGCTGGCCACCCGCGAGGTGGTGCTGAAGCCCCGCGACCACATCCTGCCCGCCCAGGTCAGGACCATGGTCGACTACCCCTACGCCTGGGCCGGGATCTACCGGCGTGACCTCGGTGACCTGCTGACCTTCCCCGGGCACCTGCACACCGCCGAGGACCGGCCGTGGATCTGGCGGCTGCACCGGCAGGCGAGCTCGTTCGGCGTGGTCTCGCTGGCCGGGCTCTTCTACCGGCGGATGGTCTCCGGCTCGCTGACCCAGATCGGCGACGCCAGGCAGCTGCACTTCTTCGACGCCTTCGACCTGGTCTTCGCGGACCTGGAGGAGGAGTTCGCCCCCAAGGCGGCCCGCACCTTCTGCGCGCTGCTGGCCCACCACCTGGAGCTGGCCGACCGCTTCTCCCCCGAGCTACGCACCCGCTTCGAGCAGCGCGGCGCCGACGCCCTGCGGCGGCTGCCCCCGGGCCTGCTCGCCGAGACCAGCCTGGGACCGGAGCGCGACCAGATCCTGCACAGGCTCCTGGAGGTCCGATGA
- a CDS encoding N-acetylneuraminate synthase family protein yields MRVLAVVPARGGSVGVPLKNLAAVGGTPLVARAVKTCVRSELIDEVVVSTDHAEIAAVAREAGATVIDRPGELSGADASSESAVLHVLDHLPETPDVVVLVQCTSAFIDPADLDTAIVKVLDGTADVVFSGLETHEFLWNAGGAGLNHDPSFRPRRQDREPHFRETGAFYVMRAEGLREHGHRFFGAVAVQPVPSRHAIEVDTAEDLEIVRALAPFVDQPEPIDVDAVITDFDGVHTDDRAYVDQDGREMVAVSRSDGMGIALLRRSGVKLMIMSTEHNPVVAARARKLGVPVLQGLTDKRTVLRDWLAIEGLDPARVAYIGNDVNDLGPMSEVGWPVTVPDAHPRVRAAARTVLTRPGGAGAVRELCDRVLAARPETETAAAPAPRAELRLTPVAKPVQIGDALVGAGQPVYVIGEIGINHNGDLDIARRLIDVAAEAGCQAVKFQKRTPEICVPLEQRDQIRQTPWGEMTYMEYKLRTEFGLEEYTEIAKHCQERGLHWFASPWDVPSVDFLESMDVVTHKIASASVTDLELLRALAATGKPLILSTGMSTLAEIDRAVEILGTSKLVLMHATSTYPLPPEEANLRTIVTLQERYGVPVGYSGHERGLQISLAAVTLGAVTVERHITLDRTMWGSDHAASLEPAGLEHLVRDIRIIETALGDGVKRVFPGEEAPKSRLRRVTV; encoded by the coding sequence TTGCGAGTCCTGGCCGTTGTCCCCGCCCGTGGAGGTTCGGTGGGCGTCCCGCTGAAGAACCTGGCCGCGGTCGGCGGCACACCCCTGGTCGCCCGCGCGGTGAAGACCTGCGTGCGGAGCGAGCTGATCGACGAGGTCGTGGTCAGCACCGACCACGCGGAGATCGCCGCGGTGGCCCGCGAGGCGGGGGCGACCGTGATCGACCGGCCCGGCGAGCTGAGCGGCGCGGACGCCTCCAGCGAGTCGGCCGTGCTGCACGTGCTCGACCACCTGCCCGAGACCCCCGACGTGGTCGTCCTGGTCCAGTGCACCAGCGCGTTCATCGACCCCGCGGACCTGGACACCGCCATCGTCAAGGTCCTCGACGGCACCGCCGACGTGGTGTTCTCCGGGCTGGAGACGCACGAGTTCCTGTGGAACGCCGGCGGCGCGGGCCTCAACCACGACCCCTCCTTCCGGCCGCGCCGCCAGGACCGCGAGCCGCACTTCCGCGAGACCGGCGCGTTCTACGTGATGCGCGCCGAGGGCCTGCGCGAGCACGGCCACCGCTTCTTCGGGGCCGTCGCCGTGCAGCCGGTGCCCTCACGGCACGCCATCGAGGTGGACACCGCCGAGGACCTGGAGATCGTCCGGGCGCTGGCGCCGTTCGTGGACCAGCCCGAGCCGATCGACGTGGACGCCGTGATCACCGACTTCGACGGGGTGCACACCGACGACCGCGCCTACGTCGACCAGGACGGCCGCGAGATGGTCGCGGTCAGCCGCTCCGACGGCATGGGCATCGCGCTGCTGCGCCGGTCCGGCGTCAAGCTGATGATCATGTCCACCGAGCACAACCCGGTGGTCGCCGCCCGCGCCCGCAAGCTGGGCGTGCCGGTCCTGCAGGGGCTGACCGACAAGCGGACCGTGCTGCGCGACTGGCTGGCCATCGAGGGGCTGGACCCGGCCCGCGTCGCCTACATCGGCAACGACGTCAACGACCTGGGCCCGATGAGCGAGGTCGGCTGGCCCGTCACGGTCCCCGACGCCCACCCCAGGGTCCGCGCCGCCGCCCGGACCGTCCTGACCAGGCCCGGCGGGGCGGGAGCCGTACGGGAGCTGTGCGACCGGGTCCTCGCGGCCCGCCCGGAGACCGAGACCGCCGCCGCCCCCGCGCCCCGCGCCGAGCTGCGGCTCACCCCCGTCGCCAAGCCGGTCCAGATCGGCGACGCGCTGGTCGGCGCCGGGCAGCCGGTCTACGTCATCGGTGAGATCGGCATCAACCACAACGGCGACCTGGACATCGCGCGCAGGCTCATCGACGTGGCGGCCGAGGCCGGCTGCCAGGCGGTCAAGTTCCAGAAGCGCACACCGGAGATCTGCGTGCCGCTGGAGCAGCGCGACCAGATCCGGCAGACGCCGTGGGGCGAGATGACCTACATGGAGTACAAGCTCAGGACCGAGTTCGGCCTGGAGGAGTACACCGAGATCGCCAAGCACTGCCAGGAGCGGGGCCTGCACTGGTTCGCCTCGCCGTGGGACGTGCCGTCGGTGGACTTCCTGGAGTCCATGGACGTGGTCACCCACAAGATCGCCTCGGCCAGCGTGACCGACCTGGAGCTGCTGCGCGCGCTCGCCGCCACCGGCAAGCCGCTCATCCTGTCCACCGGCATGTCCACGCTGGCGGAGATCGACCGGGCGGTGGAGATCCTCGGCACCTCCAAGCTGGTGCTGATGCACGCCACCTCCACCTACCCGCTCCCTCCCGAGGAGGCCAACCTCCGCACGATCGTCACCCTCCAGGAGCGGTACGGCGTGCCGGTCGGCTACTCCGGCCACGAGCGCGGCCTGCAGATCTCCCTCGCGGCGGTGACCCTGGGCGCGGTGACCGTGGAGCGGCACATCACGCTGGACCGCACCATGTGGGGCTCCGACCACGCCGCCTCCCTGGAGCCGGCCGGCCTGGAACACCTGGTCCGCGACATCCGCATCATCGAGACCGCCCTCGGCGACGGCGTCAAGCGGGTCTTCCCCGGCGAGGAGGCCCCCAAGTCCCGCCTGCGCCGCGTGACCGTATAG
- a CDS encoding CsbD family protein yields the protein MTNFDQIKGKVKETAGEAVDNDSLAAKGRADRAKGKAKEAADKAKDRAKRASEETRGRFAE from the coding sequence ATGACGAACTTCGACCAGATCAAGGGCAAGGTCAAGGAGACCGCCGGTGAGGCGGTCGACAACGACAGCCTGGCCGCCAAGGGCCGGGCGGACCGGGCCAAGGGTAAGGCGAAGGAGGCGGCGGACAAGGCCAAGGACAGGGCCAAGAGGGCTTCCGAGGAGACACGGGGCCGCTTCGCCGAATAG
- a CDS encoding alpha/beta hydrolase has translation MNRTAVRLGVLLLAGAAVAAVLLALLTPFSSGSSRGLSGDDDGGRAQRSPGVEVDRLGERDHVLTIASAALGREGMVRVLLPEGWRPGSGPWPVLYLLNGCCQPDYDAWATRGEAARLTSRYPAIVVMPEGGEVGFYSDWREGPGWETFHLAEVRRVLERDYGAGDRRAVAGLSMGGFGAMSYAARHPGMFQAAASFSGVLHTRDGNGGVDWLLGRNGEDSRKLWGDPRDPEWAAHNPADLTGRLRGMRLFVSCGDGSPGPLDPPGTSVDTGEASLLRQAATFAERAGADGAEVAVDFYGPGTHSWPYWQRGLERALPMLMDSIGATV, from the coding sequence GTGAACCGCACAGCCGTACGTCTGGGAGTGCTCCTGCTGGCCGGAGCGGCGGTGGCGGCCGTGCTCCTCGCGCTGCTGACGCCCTTCTCCTCCGGGTCCTCCCGCGGGCTGTCCGGCGACGACGACGGGGGCCGGGCACAGCGGTCGCCGGGCGTCGAGGTCGACCGCCTCGGCGAACGCGACCACGTGCTCACGATCGCCTCCGCCGCGCTCGGCCGCGAGGGCATGGTCCGGGTGCTGCTGCCCGAGGGCTGGCGGCCGGGCTCGGGGCCGTGGCCGGTGCTGTACCTGCTGAACGGCTGCTGCCAGCCCGACTACGACGCGTGGGCCACCCGGGGGGAGGCGGCCAGGCTCACCTCGCGCTACCCGGCGATCGTGGTCATGCCCGAGGGCGGCGAGGTCGGCTTCTACTCCGACTGGCGCGAGGGGCCCGGCTGGGAGACCTTCCACCTGGCCGAGGTCCGCCGGGTCCTGGAGCGCGACTACGGCGCCGGGGACCGCCGGGCGGTGGCGGGACTGTCCATGGGCGGGTTCGGCGCGATGTCCTACGCGGCCCGCCACCCGGGCATGTTCCAGGCCGCCGCCTCCTTCTCGGGCGTGCTGCACACCCGGGACGGCAACGGCGGCGTCGACTGGCTGCTCGGCCGCAACGGGGAGGACTCCAGGAAGCTCTGGGGCGACCCCCGGGACCCGGAGTGGGCCGCGCACAACCCGGCCGACCTCACCGGGAGGCTGCGCGGGATGCGGCTGTTCGTCTCCTGCGGGGACGGCTCCCCCGGCCCGCTGGACCCGCCCGGCACCTCCGTGGACACGGGAGAGGCGTCCCTGCTCCGCCAGGCCGCCACCTTCGCCGAGCGGGCCGGGGCGGACGGGGCCGAGGTGGCGGTCGACTTCTACGGGCCGGGCACGCACAGCTGGCCGTACTGGCAGCGCGGCCTGGAGCGCGCACTGCCCATGCTCATGGACTCCATCGGCGCCACAGTCTGA
- a CDS encoding dienelactone hydrolase family protein codes for MNAVRMNLERLEIPAADVVLEADITVPRPAHGMVLFAHGSGSSRHSPRNRYVAGELQRAGLATVLADLLTPQEERIDLRTGELRFDIGRLAVRLAALSDWLVEHEPTAGLDVGLFGASTGAAAALVAAAARPDSVKAVVSRGGRPDLAGEALGSVRRPTLLIVGERDPAVLRLNQEAMRELRGETRLETVPDASHLFEEPGALERVAELAREWFLRHLARAPGLGDGGPE; via the coding sequence ATGAACGCCGTCCGGATGAACCTGGAGCGGCTGGAGATCCCGGCCGCGGACGTCGTGCTGGAGGCCGACATCACGGTGCCCCGGCCGGCGCACGGGATGGTGCTGTTCGCGCACGGCAGCGGCAGCAGCCGCCACAGCCCGCGCAACCGCTACGTGGCGGGCGAACTCCAGCGGGCCGGTCTGGCGACGGTCCTGGCCGACCTGCTCACGCCGCAGGAGGAGCGGATCGACCTGCGGACCGGCGAGCTCCGCTTCGACATCGGCAGGCTCGCCGTACGGCTGGCGGCGCTGAGCGACTGGCTGGTGGAGCACGAGCCCACCGCCGGCCTCGACGTCGGGCTCTTCGGCGCCAGCACGGGCGCGGCGGCCGCGCTCGTCGCCGCCGCGGCCCGCCCCGACTCCGTGAAGGCGGTCGTCTCCCGCGGAGGGCGGCCCGACCTCGCCGGCGAGGCGCTCGGATCGGTCCGTCGGCCCACCCTGCTGATCGTCGGGGAGCGCGACCCGGCCGTCCTCCGGCTCAACCAGGAGGCGATGCGGGAGCTGCGCGGCGAGACGCGCCTGGAGACGGTCCCGGACGCCTCCCACCTCTTCGAGGAGCCGGGGGCGCTGGAGCGGGTGGCCGAGCTGGCCCGGGAGTGGTTCCTGCGCCATCTGGCACGGGCGCCGGGCCTGGGGGACGGCGGCCCGGAGTGA
- a CDS encoding MFS transporter produces the protein MTAAVVPRLSPRLWTALIVLGSVGQVAWTVENMYLNVFVYDTISDDPGAIAAMVAASALAATLATMLIGALSDRAGRRRAFISAGYVLWGLVTAAFGFVTVDAVTGLVPAAEAVLVAVAAVIVLDCLMSFLGAGANDAAFQAWVTDVTHPGNRGRVESVLAIMPLVSMLAVFGGFDSLTRAGNWRLFFLLTGAVIVVVGVASWFLVRDRPAPARREGGYLGSVVHGLRPAAMRADPGLYLALAAWSIWGISTQVFLPYLIIYVQRYLHIEAYAVVLAVVLTGASAVSVGCGRYVDRIGKIRFLLPAVAVYGAGLLLMAVARGMGPVIAAGLVMMSGFMLVLAPLGAIVRDYSPPGRAGQVQGLRMIFAILIPMIVGPSLGAVVIKGADEYYEELGVLRQVPTPAIFLAAAAVLLLIVVPVLALRRRETR, from the coding sequence GTGACAGCAGCAGTCGTCCCCCGGCTGAGCCCGCGGCTCTGGACCGCCCTGATCGTCCTCGGCTCCGTCGGCCAGGTGGCCTGGACCGTCGAGAACATGTATCTCAACGTGTTCGTCTACGACACGATCAGCGACGACCCCGGAGCCATCGCGGCGATGGTCGCCGCCAGCGCGCTGGCGGCGACGCTGGCGACGATGCTGATCGGAGCCCTCTCCGACCGCGCCGGCCGCCGCAGGGCGTTCATCTCGGCGGGCTACGTGCTGTGGGGGCTGGTCACCGCCGCGTTCGGGTTCGTCACCGTGGACGCGGTCACGGGCCTGGTCCCCGCGGCCGAGGCCGTCCTCGTCGCGGTGGCCGCCGTCATCGTCCTGGACTGCCTGATGTCCTTCCTCGGGGCCGGGGCCAACGACGCGGCCTTCCAGGCGTGGGTCACCGACGTGACGCATCCGGGCAACCGCGGCAGGGTCGAGTCGGTCCTGGCGATCATGCCGCTGGTGTCGATGCTGGCCGTCTTCGGCGGCTTCGACTCCCTCACCCGGGCGGGGAACTGGCGGCTGTTCTTCCTGCTCACCGGGGCGGTGATCGTCGTGGTCGGGGTGGCCTCCTGGTTCCTCGTGCGGGACCGGCCCGCCCCGGCGCGGCGGGAGGGCGGCTACCTGGGCTCTGTCGTCCACGGCCTGCGCCCGGCCGCGATGCGCGCCGACCCGGGCCTCTACCTCGCGCTGGCGGCGTGGTCGATCTGGGGGATCTCCACGCAGGTCTTCCTGCCCTATCTGATCATCTACGTGCAGCGATACCTGCACATCGAGGCGTACGCCGTCGTCCTGGCCGTGGTCCTGACCGGCGCCTCGGCCGTCAGCGTCGGCTGCGGCCGGTACGTCGACCGGATCGGCAAGATCCGCTTCCTGCTGCCGGCGGTCGCGGTGTACGGGGCGGGGCTGCTGCTGATGGCCGTCGCGCGCGGCATGGGCCCGGTGATCGCGGCCGGGCTGGTGATGATGTCGGGCTTCATGCTCGTCCTGGCGCCCCTCGGCGCGATCGTCCGCGACTACTCGCCGCCGGGCCGGGCCGGGCAGGTCCAGGGGCTGCGGATGATCTTCGCGATCCTCATCCCCATGATCGTCGGACCGTCCCTCGGCGCCGTCGTGATCAAGGGGGCCGACGAGTACTACGAGGAGCTGGGCGTGCTCAGACAGGTCCCCACGCCGGCCATCTTCCTGGCCGCCGCGGCCGTGCTGCTGCTCATCGTGGTGCCCGTGCTGGCGCTGCGCCGGAGGGAGACCCGATGA
- a CDS encoding glycoside hydrolase family 2 protein, which yields MSLLTRWGADLDPDAILPEYPRPQLARDSHLNLNGRWEYAITGTEEEPETYDGVILVPFSPESTLSGVGRQLLPDQTLWYRRALTPPGGFLPADGAPVRVLLHFGAVDQTCRVLLNGVEVGGHTGGYLPFTCDITDALRDGENTLVVAVRDASDTGHHARGKQKLKRGGIWYTAQSGIWQSVWAECVPAVHVERLTLTPHLDEGCVEVTVHATAAGDARVEILAAGTAVARAVVPAGRPVRVPIPDVRPWSPEDPFLYDVTVELGADRVRSYVGMRSFSVGPDENGVPRLLLNGRPYFHAGILDQGYWSDGMYTAPSDEAMVHDIATMKQLGFTMLRKHIKIEPLRWYYHCDRLGMLVWQDMVNGGGRYHPLVITAPVLTPLRLGDRRHRWFGRADAEGRARFRAELRDTVEHLRNVVSLAVWVPFNEGWGQFDAARIAAEVAELDPTRTVDHASGWHDQGGGDLKSLHVYFRRFRVPRRRRGDRRVLVLSEYGGYNLRVDGHAFNDRDFGYRRYGSAGQLGEAFGRLHAEQVVPAIRRGLSATVYTQLSDVEDELNGLLTYDREVLKLPAELVRSVNARLRPE from the coding sequence ATGAGCCTGCTCACCCGCTGGGGCGCCGACCTCGACCCCGACGCGATCCTGCCCGAGTATCCCCGGCCCCAGCTCGCCCGCGACAGCCATCTCAACCTCAACGGCCGCTGGGAGTACGCCATCACCGGCACCGAGGAGGAGCCCGAGACCTACGACGGCGTCATCCTCGTGCCGTTCTCGCCGGAGTCGACGCTGTCGGGCGTCGGCCGGCAGCTGCTGCCGGACCAGACGCTGTGGTACCGGCGCGCGCTGACCCCGCCCGGCGGGTTCCTGCCCGCCGACGGCGCGCCGGTCCGGGTGCTGCTGCACTTCGGCGCGGTGGACCAGACGTGCCGGGTGCTGCTCAACGGCGTCGAGGTCGGCGGCCACACCGGCGGCTACCTGCCTTTCACCTGCGACATCACCGACGCCCTGCGCGACGGCGAGAACACGCTGGTGGTCGCGGTGCGCGACGCCTCCGACACCGGACACCACGCGCGCGGCAAGCAGAAGCTGAAGCGCGGCGGCATCTGGTACACCGCCCAGTCGGGCATCTGGCAGAGCGTGTGGGCCGAGTGCGTGCCCGCCGTCCACGTGGAGCGGCTGACCCTCACCCCGCACCTCGACGAGGGGTGCGTCGAGGTGACCGTGCACGCCACGGCGGCCGGGGACGCCCGGGTCGAGATCCTCGCCGCCGGGACCGCCGTCGCGCGGGCCGTCGTGCCGGCGGGACGGCCGGTGCGCGTCCCGATCCCGGACGTGCGGCCGTGGAGCCCGGAGGACCCCTTCCTGTACGACGTCACGGTGGAGCTCGGCGCCGACCGCGTGCGCAGCTACGTCGGGATGCGCTCGTTCTCCGTGGGGCCGGACGAGAACGGCGTGCCCCGGCTGCTGCTCAACGGTCGTCCCTACTTCCACGCCGGGATCCTGGACCAGGGGTACTGGTCCGACGGCATGTACACCGCGCCGTCGGACGAGGCGATGGTCCACGACATCGCCACGATGAAGCAGCTCGGCTTCACCATGCTGCGCAAGCACATCAAGATCGAGCCGCTGCGCTGGTACTACCACTGCGACCGGCTGGGCATGCTCGTCTGGCAGGACATGGTCAACGGCGGCGGCCGTTACCACCCGCTGGTCATCACCGCGCCCGTGCTCACCCCGCTGCGGCTCGGCGACCGCCGCCACCGGTGGTTCGGGCGGGCCGACGCGGAGGGCCGGGCCCGGTTCCGCGCCGAGCTCCGCGACACCGTGGAGCACCTGCGCAACGTGGTGAGCCTGGCCGTCTGGGTGCCGTTCAACGAGGGCTGGGGGCAGTTCGACGCGGCGCGGATCGCCGCCGAGGTCGCCGAGCTCGACCCCACCCGCACGGTCGACCACGCCAGCGGCTGGCACGACCAGGGCGGGGGCGACCTGAAGAGCCTGCACGTCTACTTCCGCCGCTTCCGCGTGCCGCGCCGGCGCCGCGGCGACCGGCGGGTCCTCGTGCTGTCGGAGTACGGCGGCTACAACCTGCGGGTGGACGGCCACGCCTTCAACGACAGGGACTTCGGCTACCGGCGCTACGGTTCGGCCGGGCAGCTCGGCGAGGCGTTCGGCCGCCTGCACGCCGAGCAGGTCGTCCCGGCCATCCGCCGTGGCCTGAGCGCGACCGTCTACACCCAGCTCTCCGACGTCGAGGACGAGCTGAACGGGCTGCTCACCTACGACCGCGAGGTGCTCAAGCTGCCCGCGGAGCTGGTGCGCTCGGTCAACGCCCGGCTGCGGCCGGAGTGA
- a CDS encoding DUF2804 domain-containing protein yields MPTHEREITAPVDLCLPDGRLNPEAVGWTRRPLHRANLRGWGRAKRWEYWGIVTPSHVIGVVASSLDYAGVHGLYVLDRATGAEISKDAVVPLARGAAMPPRSGAGTASVRGGGVTVDIGQHPGGTSLRAVAPGVELDLDIPLPAGHESLGVVVPWGPRRFQYTLKDVGRPVRGRLRLESGEHAVSEADSFAVLDHGRGKWPYSVTWNWAAGSGPGRAIQLGGKWTDGTGMTENALFVDGRLHKIGEELAWSYDRADWLRPWRITGPRVEVEFTPFHEKVARTELGVVGSETHQCFGHFAGRARTDDGAWVDLDGLVGWAEEARNRW; encoded by the coding sequence ATGCCGACCCACGAGCGGGAGATCACCGCCCCCGTCGACCTGTGCCTGCCGGACGGGCGCCTCAACCCGGAGGCGGTCGGCTGGACGCGGCGCCCGCTGCACCGCGCGAACCTGCGCGGCTGGGGACGGGCCAAACGCTGGGAATACTGGGGGATCGTCACCCCCTCCCACGTGATCGGCGTCGTGGCGTCGTCGCTGGACTACGCGGGCGTGCACGGCCTCTACGTCCTGGACCGCGCCACCGGCGCGGAGATCTCCAAGGACGCCGTGGTGCCGCTGGCGCGCGGGGCCGCGATGCCCCCGCGCAGCGGTGCGGGGACGGCGTCGGTAAGGGGCGGCGGCGTGACGGTCGACATCGGCCAGCACCCCGGCGGCACGTCGCTGCGCGCCGTCGCGCCCGGTGTCGAGCTGGACCTCGACATACCGCTGCCGGCCGGGCACGAGTCGCTCGGCGTGGTGGTCCCGTGGGGCCCCCGCCGGTTCCAGTACACCCTCAAGGACGTCGGGCGTCCGGTGCGGGGGCGGCTGCGCCTGGAGTCCGGCGAGCACGCGGTGAGCGAGGCGGACTCCTTCGCGGTGCTCGACCACGGCCGCGGCAAGTGGCCCTACTCGGTCACCTGGAACTGGGCCGCGGGCAGCGGCCCCGGCCGGGCGATCCAGCTCGGCGGCAAGTGGACCGACGGCACCGGCATGACGGAGAACGCGCTGTTCGTGGACGGCCGGCTGCACAAGATCGGCGAGGAGCTGGCCTGGAGTTACGACCGGGCCGACTGGCTGCGTCCGTGGCGGATCACCGGTCCCCGGGTCGAGGTGGAGTTCACCCCCTTCCACGAGAAGGTGGCGCGCACCGAACTCGGCGTGGTGGGCAGCGAGACGCACCAGTGCTTCGGCCACTTCGCCGGGCGGGCACGGACCGACGACGGCGCGTGGGTCGACCTCGACGGCCTGGTCGGCTGGGCGGAGGAGGCGCGTAACCGCTGGTAG